ATAAATACATGTCGAATGGCACCATCGACAACTTTTCTCTTGACACTGCCATAACGATGCCTGGAACCCCTCGTCCgcaggacgaggatgagggccAAAACGGAGGCGACACGGCGTTACAGTCCGTACGTCAGGACATGCAACGTCAGCTAGACCAGCAAAAGGAAGAGTACCAAGAAAAGCTAAGGAATGCAGAATTGTCCTCTGGTCAAGGCGTCGAAAATATTCGCTCCGAAAAGGCTCGGATGGAGGAAGCTCTCCGCGCAGCGAAAGAGGAATTTGAAGAGCAACTgaggaaacagaaggaagTTTTTGAGTCTCACATAAAAGACATGGGCCAACCGCTTCCGAAAATATACGAAAATGGTTTTGCAAAGTTGGATACAAGGGAGCTCGAGATCGCAAGAAGTGTTTTCCTCCATTGGTCGCAGCAGAATTACGTTCGTATGGCAGAGAAGGTCTTGCAGCATGCTTCATTATTGAAAGAGGCCCAAGTAATGAGTCATATCATGGATAAGAATATTGTGTTCCAATTTGCGGTCATTGATCATGGGCATAACATGGCGTCATCCTATGATCTCGTGCTGAACGGGATCTCTGGAGACGAGGATATTGTGCTTGATGAGGCTAAAAAGCCTTGTATTGCTGTCCGTGTGATCGACTTTAAACAATGCGTCATCCATCTCTGGTCTATCGAGAAACTACAACGCCGCCTTCAAGCTATGCGCCAGCTGCACCAGTATATTGACCGCCCAGACTATATTCAACATTTCAAGCTCGAAAATCCTTTCTCTGAACCTTGTTCTCCGCAGTATTCTATGGTCGGCGACGCCGATATTCCGCTCACAGCAGTCTTTGAGACTCGTGTGCAAGACTTTTCGGTTGAAGCTACTTCACCTTACACCCAGAATGTCATAGGTATCATAAGATTGTCTCTTGAACCGTCTTCGGCTCAAGCGCCATCGTCAACTCTCAAATTCAATGTTGTCATGCGTGATATGGTAGGGTTCGCTGAATGGGAAGGAACTGACGTTCATGCGCAACTTTTCGTACCGGGCATCTctgaggaaggaggtgcaACAACGACCCAGATGATAAATGGTTTTGATGAATCCCCAATTCGGTTTGAAAGCGTTCACAGCATGAGTTTACCGCTTTCCAGCCCGCGTTCGGCGGCTTTGAAAGTTTGCGTTTACGCGCGTGTAACTCAGATGCATCTTGACAAACTTCTCAGTTGGGATGATATGCGAGACTCAGCAGAGCCACCCCCGCAGAAACGCAAGACCCCTCGTATTCCGGAGTCAGAGTTTTACTCAGAGGAGAGACATGACGTATTTGCGAGAACTCAATTGCTTGAATTGGCTGAAACAGGCGATTACCTCCCTGTGGAAGTAGTACAAAGTAATAATCTTGATGCAGGCACATACCAGCTCCATCAAGGCCTCCAACGTCGGATCATGATTAACCTTACCTATAGTTCAACCGAGAGCCTACCCTGGGATGACCTCATCAATATTCGTGTGGGCTCTGTCCGGTTGCTTGATCCGTGGGGCAAGATCCCTGACCAGGATCTTCAAACTCCTGACGTTCCGTTGAAATTCGTGCAGGAGCCAGTGCGGAAGGACAATGCGGATGGAACATCCAATGTTACTATCATTGGCCAATGGGACTCCAGCTTGCatggctctcttctcctagACCGGGTCACTGCGGATAAGTATCGTGTACAGGTGACTGTTAGGTGGGAGCTCATCTCGTCACGGCTACAAGACAGTGTTCCCTTCGAGGTGGATCTAACCCTTCAGATCCAGGGACGCACATATGTGCGTCCCCAGTCCATGTTCAAACAATTCTTCAACTCGACTCGGATTGTACATTCAACGGTCCGCATGTTTTCATTGGCTGTTCGACCCGTCTCCGCAAAGCGAGCGGCTGATCTGTGGCGCATGAACACACAGAATGATTATGtgaagggagaagaactcTTGACGACTTGGTCTCCACGGAAGGTCTCGCTTGTGCGTGACTACGTGGCGGCTCGCAAACGAAGGCGACGGATTGCCGAGCTGAACGCCGCAAAAGGGGCCCTCAGTGCCCACTGTCTCGCACCGTCAACTCCACGGAGCGGGAGGTCGACTCCTCTTCGGAAACTGGAGCTTACCGATCGCAAAACCAAACTTCTCCAAAAGTACGTTGAACTTTGGGCCACAAAAACTGATCCCATCGAGACTATCCTTGTCCGGAGCAACACGGAGCCCCCTCCAGGAGGTGCAGCTTTCGCCTCTCGCGCCAAGCAAACACCTTCGGGTGACGATTCAAGCTCTGTCTCGGAAGAGGTGCCGCTCAAGCCACGATTCGTTGCGACTATCCAGACCCTTCCTAAGAACACATCTTCCTTGAAGTCTGGATATCTGTTGACGCCGGACGACACCAACAGTCATTGGGTGCGGCGTTTTGTTGAACTTCGTCGCCCATATCTTCATATCTATTCCGCCGAAGGGGATGAGATAAATGCTATTAACCTGCGCAATTCGCGGGTCGACCATGCACCTGATTTTGCGCGGTTGCTTGATGGTCCAGGTGAGAGAGCTGACCAAGGCACGTCACCTAAGGGCCGTCCCAACGTATTCGCGATATATGGGTCCCAGAACactttcctcttcgctgCCCGGACGGAGGCCCAAAAGGTCGAATGGATTTTGAAGATTGATGAAAGTTACTTCAGCAACAATGCACCCAAGGCGGTGGGTAACCGCTCTAGATGATAAACGTCGCATTTGTATTCATATGATGTCTTGACACGTTGGACGATCTCTGCGGCATGCGCTGGACGTGCCCCTTTGCCTTTCTAATAGAAGCCGGGCAATTGCGCTCTTATTAACGGATTCGCGCCCTGCCCATCCACGACAGTATATTCCCTCTTATACGCTCGGTTTCTTGTAACCCGTCGAGGGCTAAGAGACGGGCCTGAAGTCTATCGTTTGTTAAGCTTACCCCTTGTCTTCGTGATACATtttcttgattgattttgagATACCCCTGATACATCTGAAACTTGCAATCTCCCTGTACATATTCGAGAGTATTTTTCAAGCATAGAGATGAGGCCTAAGGTGTCCGCAGGCGGCAGCGGCCTTTTGTTTATATAGTCAACAGTTTTCTGAGTAGAAGTGAGTCTACATACGGATTCCAGCGTAATGACAATGTCTTGTTTAGCTGCTGTTTGCTAACATTAGATAAGCATCCATCAGAGCCCAGACTTGGAGTCTATAGAAGACCTGTCATCATTGGCCAACCCGCCTGTTGCCATGGGAACATAACTTCTGTCGTCACATCAGCCGTCAGCAAGCGTGGGGGGAGCAGACATACTATTATGCTCTGGCACGCATACTTCCACCATGGGTCATGACTTAATGAGATTATGAATGAGACATGACGATTATTTTCCGATATTGCATGACCAACATACCTTAGAATTACTTATATATCGTCAACAGCCTACCAACCATTGAACAACAAGAGACTGAGGCAGTTATAGAGAAGGGCGACGCCCCAGGgaatacatatatatagtgacaaaagatatatacaCCACAAATGCGCTGGTCGCAAGGTCACTCAACTCGACTCCGCTTTTTGGGTACGGGCGCCGTGTGCTCATTGATCGCCGTtacattcctcttcttcagtaCCAAATACTCAGCTGAAGTCGCCAAATATGCGCTAAAAGCCCCTGTCAAGCAGTCTCCACTGGGCTCCCCGCCTGCATGTAGGAATGATTCTTCCTGGGAGTTTCAGGTTGAAAAGGATGGGAATGATCACGGGCTTTCCGAAGAACAGTGCCACGCTGCTTTTCCGAAATTGTTTGTTGAGCTCGATAAGTCTGCTTCATTCAGAGAAAACAATCCCATTCAATTTAAGGATGTGGATAGCTTGACGGTGGAAAATGGGATGGTGAGGGGTATTATTGATCATGGAGAGGTGGGTTTTTTCCCTACGAATCCGGGCTGCTGGAAGCCATATATTGACTTTTGCATTCTACGGCAGCTCTATATTGTTGATTTTGGTAACATGCCTGCCACCTTCACTCGGGGGAAGGCGACATTGAATTCATTGCACCGCGCATTAGCCTCGTTCCCAGATCGAGATCGTCTTCCGAATGTTGAATTTGTTTTAACCACGGAAGACTATAGCAGCGGCGAAGGGCCCATTTGGTCATACTCCAAACGTGAGGAGAATACCAACGTCTGGTTGATGCCGGATTTTGGGTACTGGTCATGGCCGGAAGTTGGGGTCGGTCCGTATAAGGATGCTCGACGCCGGATTGCTGCAATTGACGACGGAGAGGTAACGGTAGATGGCCAAGTTATCCCCGGCATGCAATtccaagacaagaagaagcagcttgTTTGGCGAGGCAACGTTGCCACGAATCCCCAGGTGCGCGGCAAGCTGCTGAAGGCTGCCCAGGGGAGGAGCTGGGCCAGTATATTGGCTATTGACTGGGGTGATGAGAATGACATCCGATTCAACCTGTTACCTATAGAAGAGCACTGTAGGTATATGTTCCTGGCGCACACTGAAGGGCGCAGCTTCTCAGGACGCGGCAAGTATCTCCTCAATTGCCGTTCGGTAGTCATCTCGCACAAGCTGGTCTGGCGAGAGGCGCACCATGCTGCTCTCATCTCCTCTGGTCCCGAAGCGAATTACGTTGAAGTTGAGCGTGACTTTTCTGATCTTGATCACAAAATTGAGTTTCTCATCGACAACCCGGAGGCTGCGGAACGCATAGCAAACAATTCAGTTAAAACTTTCCGCGACCGGTATCTCACTCCAGCTGCGGAGTCTTGTTACTGGAGGCACTTGATTCGGCAGTATGCTTCGTCTTCCGAATTTGAACCTGTTTTGTACACTACGCGAGAGGATGGGAAAAAGGAGCCTCGTGGCATCCCTTTTGAAACATGGGTCCTTGGTTCTTAGGCCATCTAAACTGTCTATGTTGGTCGTCTCATGCTATAATATCCAGTATATATGCACCTTATTGCTTGATGGCGTTGGGGTATGCTGCACTTGTCGCTCTTTATATCCCCTTTCGTTCTAATGAAggggatttttcttttctaataATTCTTCTACGACATGTGGTATATGACGTGAATAGATCGGCATTGTATCATCAATTAAGTAGAACCATTGCTGGTACTATGGACTGCGGGACTAGCTTGTGCTCTCGTGAGTCGAACAAACAACCCAAACATCCCGGTTCTCCTTCGTTTCCCTcttgatgtatgtatgtatatgcCGTACTCTGCAAGATAAATTGTCCCTTTGATGTGGTGACTGGGGTTAAATGATTATCAATACTCCGAAGCTAGTGTCTCGAGATCACGCGTCTAGTTAACCCCACTGACCTAGCGGATTTAACTCGAGATCACCGTGATATATGATTGACGTGACCGACCCCAGAAGGTTAACGCTCCTTCAAATTGCGGGGTTGGGCTTCTATGGTACATATTCAAAAAATCTCTCATAGTAAGCGAGGCTCGTCGCTCACCTGACTAAGACACGAGAGAATGAAGGCCCTCATGACTGATCTACAAAATATCAGATTGACTAGGGAATCAAATGTCACCGCACATAAATCCGGGGATATATGGTTTCCTACGGTATTTGGGCATCCTCGGTCCGAAAGTCTGGCATGGCAGGCTTTTGAGTTCAAGGAGCGTTCGGTAGTAAGTAGTGTGATTGGATGCTACAACAGGAAAGTCCGTGGTCCCCTGCAAGGGTGCAGGCGGACAGGATTTAATTTTCCCTTGGGAAGTGTGGAGAAGGGCACGCCCCTTATGCAAGAGACTGGTATTGATTCTATCAGCCCCATGACTTCATAGGAGTGCACTCACTTATTGTACGAGCAGCACCAACAAATGGCCCAGGGGCCCCTCCGATCTTCGGTCCGTGATGCCATGACCGAGCACGATTGGTTTATGCTTATTTCTTTATGGACGACCACGCACACGGAATCACATGAATGCCAGAACAACCGTGGTAGCTAACAAGAATATCGATTGTCCTCCTTAAGGAGAATGGATGGGGCGCTTCATGGGCCGCAACCATGAGCAGACCCATTCCAACAGCACTGGGTTGTCGCTCGCCAGGATTCACCGTTTCCGAAGGCGATGCACTAAATGATTTGAAAACTTAGATTTGACCTGTATGACTTGGGCCACGCAGCAAATGGGAAGCCGCAAAACAGAGAGGTGAGCCTGCAGTGAGGGGCATTTTACATGTCTTTCCTGGACCTCTTATCACTTGTTTGCCCTGTTCTTTATAGTCCGGGGCATCATGCTTTAATGATTATGAGCGGTCAGGGTCCAATTAGGGTCTCCCTTGCGTGTCTTCATACATTAATTTCAGATCCACACTGTTGTTCCCGGgcaccatcttcttggcATTGGTCAAGAATCGGCAATTTCACCAACATTCAAAAGAGCTAAGAACCTTTTCGTTATTTATATCTTGTTCTGTGGAGTcagcagaaaaagaattacAGGAGGGTTATTGGATCCAATACTGTCCGCGGTACGGCAAGCGATGAATGACTCGCTGAGTGAATGCAGTACCGCTTTCGGAATCATGCGAACTTTACACAATGCCTTTTTTTGCTTTCGATCTACTATTGCCGTCGCTGATTGGTTTACTCTTTTAGTTGATCGGTGAGATTGGCTCATTCAAGGCCTTGTAGTCTAATTTAAAATTTCCCGCGGTGGCATTGAGGGACCGCGTGCAGTCTGTCCCGAACTGGGGCAATGGGCAGCTTCGCGACACTTTCAGGTAGACAGGAATATCGCATTCAGGCTCAGCCACTCCGCTGCCAATGTCTTTGTTGTCCGTGAGCTCGATGCCGCTCACTTGGCCCACTAACGATTAACCTGTGTCAAATGGGATTCTACGATAGTTggccccctccccccaccaCACCTGCCTTAGTCCCAACATTTGGCGATGCATCCAGTACCTGGGCGCAGTGGGCAAAATCGCTATTTTTAAGGCCGGCGTCAAATGACTATTGAAGTCACCAGGGATGAAAAGGATCATGTTACTAAATGCAGCCGTGGAATTGGCGCTTGATGGTTGCCACCATAGCCTAAAGCAATCAAATATAAAGCATTGAGGCAGCCTGGTGAGATGGCATTCCTGCACAAGATTCTTCCCCTCGCTGTCACTTACAGCTGCGTGTTTCCCAGCCCCTTAGCAAACTGTTGACGTTACCTTCTTCGACGATCTCTACCTTCGTTCCCCGAAGACGTCAAGTCAGCCGTAACGTGCTATGTGGTCGTCCCAGCTTCTCCCTTGGGCTACAGGCCTTGGTTTGATATCGACTGTGCTGGCTTCACCTTTCCGTGTGCAGGAAGTAGGTGCCGTTTTGGCTATCGATTCTGACTTCCCGGACCCAAGCTTTGTGCAAGCAGCGGACGGCACTTGGTATGCCTTTGGCACCAATGGAAACGGCAAGCGTGTCCAGGTAGCTTCTTCTGTGGACTTCAAGTCATGGACTCTTCTTGACAAGGAGGCTTTACCTACACTTGCCAGTTGGGAGACTGAGATAGATCACTGGGCACCCGATGTGATAAGACGGGTAATTCTCTCTCGTTatctttttgcctttctgtTGGAATCATCCCTTGTGCTGATTAGTTTCCTAGAACGATGGCCGATACGTCATGTACTACTCGGGtgaagccaaggagatgGTGAGGCACCATTGCGTTGGTGTCGCCGTCTCTGAAGGCACAGATCCTACTGGACCCTATGTACCTAACGAGACACCTCTGTCTTGCCGTCTGGACCAAGGTGGCTCAATTGATCCGGCGGGCTTCCTGGACAAGGATGGCAGCCGCTATGTGGTATTCAAAGTTGATGGGAACAGCATTGGAAATGGTGGCGACTGCAACAATGACATCCCTCCTCTTAAATCGACTCCTATTCTTATGCAGAAAGTTGCGGATGATGGCTTCACTCCGGTTGGTGATGCTATCCAGATTCTTGACCGTGATGACAGTGATGGGCCGCTAGTCGAGGCCCCCAACCTGATTCTACACGGGGATACATACTTTCTCTTCTACTCCACGCATTGCTACACCGACCCCAAGTACGACGTTCGTTATGCGACCTCAAAGTCTATCACCGGGCCCTATGTCAAGAATGGTGAGAAATTACTCAAATCTGGTGATTATGGTCTTACTTCTCCTGGGGGTGGTACTGTCTGTGGTTGCGGAGATCGGATGTTGTTCCATGGCTTCTGTCGAAACAACACACGGTGTACATATGCTGCCGATATCTCCATATCAGACCAGCAGGTGACTCTCCTATGACCGAAGTAAGATACCCCCTTTTGCGTTGTATCTATTTTGGAGGAGTTATTGGATTTTGGTTTCACTACATATCACTGCACATGACCGGCCCATTATTCCTACATTATGTAATTAGCACTTGACTCAGCCCATATACATAAATATTCTTCGCTCTCCTCAGAGTTCTCTTCACTGTCCATATTAGTGGTTGTTGCAGCTCCACGGTGTTACACCTGGGCATCAAGATACTTGTCCAGCTGTTCTCCCTGATGGTCACCAACTCTGGTCCTGCTTTGGTTACATGCTTTGGTATATCTGTAGTACGACGGTTACATCTGACGGGGTCTAGAACAAAGTTCGGGCTTGTCATTTCAACTATAAGCACAAATGAGTCGAACAGGTAGGACCGTTGGGTATCTATATGCAGTGTACAAGatcattcattcatccacACAGTTGCCACTAGTCTGCCTTCACAGTTGCCTCTGTTTGCCCCTCCCGTTTCGATCGAATGCTTCGCACCCATTCCTCAACCCCTTCGATCGCGGCTTCGGGATCCCTCTTGTAGTTCAGAAGATACCCCTGGATCTCAGCAGCAGTGCATTGCCCACCTGGCACTAGCGCAAGGAACTGATCTGCCAAGTTCTGGATTTGCTCCCGCGAGAACTGATGCCATGGGACCTCCGACGTCACCTGATCCTTCTTCCCCCGGGGTCTCTTCGTCCTTGACGAGCGTACATCACCCTCGAGCGTGGAATAAATGGCCGAGAAaagctccttgatatcaCCAGGCTCGGCGTACCCAAACTGAATCGACATGTCGACCCGACCAGGCCGCAGCAGAGCCGGGTCGAGCTTCTCGGGGTGGTTCGTCGTCATGACCAGGATACGACCTTCGCTGGCGGCTACACCATCGATCACATTCAGCAGACCGGAGAGCGAGATGCCCTGCTTCGAGGAATCGGCATCAGCGTCCTCGGGGGAATCACCTTCCTTACCCTCAGCTGGCTTCGCCGTCGAGTCCTCACCGCCGTCGCTGACTCGTTTCTGCGTGATACCGGCGCAATCAACGTCCTCAAGCAAGACGATGCACCGACGGGGAAGCTCCTGGAACAAAGACATgagatcatcttcattgaagGACTTCGAGCTCAGATTGAGAAGATACAAAGGAAGCCCCATCAGACCAGCCACCGCAAAGCACAAGCTCGTTTTTCCCGTGCCAGGTGGTCCATGAAGGAGATAACCCCGTCTATAGGGGATACCACGATTCGAATACCACCTCCTCGTGCGGGGATGAAGATATTCCTtaatatcatcaagaaagGCATCCTTCTGCGCCTGGTCCAAGATAACCGTCGACAGAGGGCGCGGGGAGCGCGCCATACAGCGGGACCAATCGACATAATCACCGGGACTCCTCTGCGCACGATAAATAATGGTGCTGTTCCCGTCACGCGCGACATACACCCGCTGCGCCTCAGCCAGTAACTCCTTCAGGATGGCAGGGTCCCGTCCAAAACACGACAGATACAACTTCTCGGTCTCGAAGCGCGCGCCCCACcgagatgaggaagaagacttcTTGTCACCCTTCGCCCGGACAAAGGCCAGTAACTGAccgcggaagaagaaatagtGCGTCCCCTCCGCGGGGGTGAACCTCAGACGCTTGAACTTATCGCGATTGCGCGTCCTCGCCCAGTACTCGTCGAAATTGTTGATCACGTTGCCGTCCTCGTCGTactcatcttcctcgcccCAttcgtcctcgtcctcggaGTCGTAATAGTACGATTGAGTGGAAATCCGTGTTGCGGCGACAAACCGCGTACTCCGGTTTGCGAAGGGCTGCTGCGCCATCCAGTACAGGAGGTAGTTGGAGATCTCGTCGTCGAGACGGATTTCAGCTGTTGCGATACAGTGGGTTTCTAGGACACCCTTGAGCTTAGAAAAGGAGTATTTGAGCACTGCGGCGATGGCGATGTAGGTGAGTATATAGGGGAGGTAGAGAGAGAGGTCTATCTGGAGGTAAGAGATGAGGAATCTCGAGATGAAGGAGTAGCCTGGGATGAAGGCTTCGAGGAGGGCGGTGTCGGAGGGAGATAGAAGAGGGGGAGTGGTTGAATTCATATTGGTTTTATTGATGAGGTTTGAAAGTGTCGCGGACTCCATGATGGCTTTATATGGTCCCAATCAGGGTCTCTGAAGACGAAAAGGTAGTATGTTGTTTTGGCATGTAATGTATATACTAAGAACCCTTCTGTTCCGGCAGGATCTCCGGGTGCGATAACAAAAGACAGTAAAGAAACAAAATCAGGAGCAATAAATCCGAAAGAACAGACGACTCGAGTATTCGAGTCAATTGACTTCCTATTTCCCTGAAAGATTTATCCAGCGACCATAGCGGATATTCTCACATCCTTATAACTTCCCACTACCTCCCGCAGGCAGCACAGGTCCGTAAGGCAGAAAGACAGATCGTATGGGTCGACATCAATCCATTCCAGCGCAACAGGTGCCTGAATCATCGAAACTGTTGTTTACATGCCACCATGATTCTATGATTGGGTCCAAGTTGTGGCGCATTGCGGCTGGACTCTTTCTTGAGTCATCATGTTAATCATTTTCATCGTCGGGTACCCAATTAGGGCAGACCCGATGCGGTATGACGTTGTGATCGGCGCCCAAGGATTTCAGCCTCATTGATCGCATTGCCAAGTTTCATTGGagaattctccttctctcctaATAGACAGAAGTACTGCAGCGAATCaaaataattaaattatCCAACAAGATGTATATTATCTAACACGGAGAAAAGTGGGTATCTTTAAAGCAACGAATGGTATATACTATACCGCGGTCATCGAGTCCATTGGCTCTGCGATAACGTCGGAATTAAGGGAAATTGTCCTTCACGGTCTCAATTAGGTCCCCGGCCCAATCCTTCAGATCCTCGATTTTATCCCAAAGAGTCCCCCACCAGGTAGAGGGCTGGTCGTTTTCGCTGTCCGCCTCATCGTCTGACTCTGCCTCTGGTGGGGCCTCGGGGGCAGTTGTAGAGGTAGCTGTTGGGCTTGTGGAGGCCAGTACAGTCGAAGTCATGCTAAGCGATGCAGAGATAGCCGTGCTGCTAACTGGAGGGTCCGAAGGGTTCTCAAGCGCCGGGGTATCCTCGTCCGAATGCAGGCCCACGGGTTTTAAAGGCAGGCGCAGTGTTCCATTGTTCGGGCGCGGGTCAAGGCCGAGAGTATCACAGATGATATTATAAACGTTGATATTTTCTACTTCGATTAGTCCGTTCCCATCATAAGACGGGATAGCACTTACGGAATACTTCCACCCGGCTATTGGGTTGGTGCGGGAATGCCGGGCCCCTGGCAATGAAGATCGCCCGCATCAGGGGATGTTCGTGATCATACCCGTGGACGCCTTTCGGGTGATATACCTCGCCTTTCTCCAAAGCGCTCTGGGCGTCGAAGTCAGGTCGTTCGACCACCGCCCAGCCAGTCTTCGGAATCACCCAGAGAGGGGCGATGCGATCGTTGTTCGTAAAATGGTAGCGCTCTGGCATCGCCTCACGGGTGTAAACCTCAACTGCATGCGAGTAATTCACGGCTATGCTCTCCAGTTGCTTCTGAAGCGTCTCAAGATCTTCTGGTCGTTTGGGGCGCAGCCCACGCAGCGGCCATCCATCAATGCGATCCACCAGGCTGAGATCGACAAAATCATCCAACTGTACCAATCGTTCGGTTGCCGTGGTGGCCATTCCATGGTCGGAGACAATTACTATGTTCACAATGTCGGTCAAGTTCCGGTCTTGCAGGCCAGCGAAGAGGCTACCCAACATATCGTCCACTTCCGAGATGGTGCTCCGAATCTCTGTGCTGTTGGGCCCATACTTGTGGCCATCAGCGTCAACATTAGGAACATAGGCAGCGATGAACTGAGGTCGTTCCGAAACTAttccagcctcttcctcgaggCCAGACATGTCGAGTAATTCCAAAATGCGATTGGCTTTGCGAGGGAGCGCTTCCGAGCCATTGTACTTATCTAGGATTGTCGGGTCAACGCCGCCAATGTGCGCTTCGGAGCCAGGCCACATATGAATGGCAGTCTTGACCCCCTGGTTCTCGGCAGCCATCCATAACGGTTCAGCATTCCACCACTTAGGCCGCATACTAACTGATGGGTGGGTGTAGTAGAACTCCTCCTGTAACTCTGGGTCCCAAAACGTGTTCCCCACAATTCCGTGACTCTCGGGGTATAATCCGGTAACGAGGGTAAAATGGTTAGGAAAGGTGACACTTGGAAAGCTAGGGAGCATGTACTGTGGCGACACGCCCTCGGCAATAAACTTGGTAAGGGTTGGTGTTAACCCACGGTTAAGGAAGTCCGCTCGGAACCCATCAAGAGAGATCAGAATTGTGGTGGGTGCGAAAAGAGCAGTGCCGTTCGACAGTAGTGTTTGAGGGGCTTTGGTCGTCCTGAAGGGCGTTGATGCTTTGTATGCTCCTAGCAGAAATataaggaaaagaacaaagatcGCCGCGAAGACCAAGGCAAGCTTGAGCCACGAGACGCGCTGAGGCCGCTGATAGAATGGGACAGTTAGACTGGGTGGTGGACATAACGCTTAGTGTCATTAGGGTAGCCATacctcatcaccaccataTTCCTTGAGTTGTCGATCTAGATCGGACGACGATCGGCTCAGGAGGGAGCTCTCGTCGTCCCGATGACCCTCTTCCATCTCGAACATCAGCTCTCCCGAATCAGTCATTTTCTCATGCTGTCCTCTGCGCgcatctcttctttcctctcgCCGTCTTCGTCGGCGTTCTCGCTTTCCGATCTTTACACTTGGACTGTTGGGGCTGAAGATTCGCCGCAGACCGTGCGTTGGGCCTCCCCTGATCAACAACTTCTCCGtttcctcctcgtcattcAGCACGGTACGATCATGCTCTGCTAATTCCAGGGTTGTGCGAGATCTACGGAGAAActcgtcatcttcggagTCAGAGTCCTGCTCTGACGGCGATCGCAGGGActcggcatcatcatcgtaaTCGCTGGGGGAAAGGAGTGAACGACTAGGAATATCACGTCGGGTAGGCATGGGGTATAGTAACGAAGGGCGGGATCAGTCAATCCCGATGTTTAGATCAATACATTGACCTAGACGATAAGGCAAACTACTAAGTGAGTGCACGAGGGAAGCAGTGACTGGTAGAATGATCGATTGGTCTCTCATTCAAGCTGCGGGTCATGAATCCGAGGCGTGACTTAACGGCCTTAGTCAGCTACGTCAGCTTGTGGATTGATGGCAGCATACAGGACCTGGGCTGTCCTTTTCATGGTAAACACTATGGTAGTAATTATGTGCAGTGCTCTTGGTGGGGGAGGTCATGAcaaggagagagatatatGGGCAATTGGTGTTCTT
The sequence above is a segment of the Aspergillus oryzae RIB40 DNA, chromosome 3 genome. Coding sequences within it:
- a CDS encoding kinesin-3 motor protein uncA (kinesin-like protein), with amino-acid sequence MAPGGGGNIKVVVRVRPFNSRENDRGAQCIVQMKENQTVLIPPPGAVDKLRKAGGGKGAVEGPKTFAFDRSYWSFDKNAPNYAGQDNLFDDLGVPLLDNAFQGYNNCIFAYGQTGSGKSYSMMGYGKEYGVIPRICQSMFERITEIQQDKNLGCTVEVSYLEIYNERVRDLLNPSNKGNLKVREHPSTGPYVEDLAKLAVRSFEEIENLMDEGNKARTVAATNMNETSSRSHAVFTLTLTQKRHDAETSMDTEKVSRISLVDLAGSERATSTGATGARLKEGAEINRSLSTLGRVIAALADVASGKKKNASMVPYRDSVLTWLLKDSLGGNSMTAMIAAISPADINFEETLSTLRYADSAKRIKNHAVVNEDPNARMIRELKEELAQLRAKLGGGVAPGAAGGAVAAAGGVPPEEYYPPDTPLEKQVVSIQKPDGSITKVSKAEIVEQLNQSEKLYKDLNQTWEEKLVKTEQIHKEREAALEELGISIEKGFIGLSTPKKMPHLVNLSDDPLLAECLVYNIKPGTTMVGNMDQGSHVEIRLNGSKILANHCKFENVDNVVTIVPGEGAAVMVNGLRIDKPKRLKSGFRVILGDFHIFRFNHPQEARAERDEDEGQNGGDTALQSVRQDMQRQLDQQKEEYQEKLRNAELSSGQGVENIRSEKARMEEALRAAKEEFEEQLRKQKEVFESHIKDMGQPLPKIYENGFAKLDTRELEIARSVFLHWSQQNYVRMAEKVLQHASLLKEAQVMSHIMDKNIVFQFAVIDHGHNMASSYDLVLNGISGDEDIVLDEAKKPCIAVRVIDFKQCVIHLWSIEKLQRRLQAMRQLHQYIDRPDYIQHFKLENPFSEPCSPQYSMVGDADIPLTAVFETRVQDFSVEATSPYTQNVIGIIRLSLEPSSAQAPSSTLKFNVVMRDMVGFAEWEGTDVHAQLFVPGISEEGGATTTQMINGFDESPIRFESVHSMSLPLSSPRSAALKVCVYARVTQMHLDKLLSWDDMRDSAEPPPQKRKTPRIPESEFYSEERHDVFARTQLLELAETGDYLPVEVVQSNNLDAGTYQLHQGLQRRIMINLTYSSTESLPWDDLINIRVGSVRLLDPWGKIPDQDLQTPDVPLKFVQEPVRKDNADGTSNVTIIGQWDSSLHGSLLLDRVTADKYRVQVTVRWELISSRLQDSVPFEVDLTLQIQGRTYVRPQSMFKQFFNSTRIVHSTVRMFSLAVRPVSAKRAADLWRMNTQNDYVKGEELLTTWSPRKVSLVRDYVAARKRRRRIAELNAAKGALSAHCLAPSTPRSGRSTPLRKLELTDRKTKLLQKYVELWATKTDPIETILVRSNTEPPPGGAAFASRAKQTPSGDDSSSVSEEVPLKPRFVATIQTLPKNTSSLKSGYLLTPDDTNSHWVRRFVELRRPYLHIYSAEGDEINAINLRNSRVDHAPDFARLLDGPGERADQGTSPKGRPNVFAIYGSQNTFLFAARTEAQKVEWILKIDESYFSNNAPKASPDLESIEDLSSLANPPVAMGT
- a CDS encoding DUF821 domain protein (predicted protein) is translated as MRWSQGHSTRLRFLGTGAVCSLIAVTFLFFSTKYSAEVAKYALKAPVKQSPLGSPPACRNDSSWEFQVEKDGNDHGLSEEQCHAAFPKLFVELDKSASFRENNPIQFKDVDSLTVENGMVRGIIDHGEVGFFPTNPGCWKPYIDFCILRQLYIVDFGNMPATFTRGKATLNSLHRALASFPDRDRLPNVEFVLTTEDYSSGEGPIWSYSKREENTNVWLMPDFGYWSWPEVGVGPYKDARRRIAAIDDGEVTVDGQVIPGMQFQDKKKQLVWRGNVATNPQVRGKLLKAAQGRSWASILAIDWGDENDIRFNLLPIEEHCRYMFLAHTEGRSFSGRGKYLLNCRSVVISHKLVWREAHHAALISSGPEANYVEVERDFSDLDHKIEFLIDNPEAAERIANNSVKTFRDRYLTPAAESCYWRHLIRQYASSSEFEPVLYTTREDGKKEPRGIPFETWVLGS